The Molothrus aeneus isolate 106 chromosome 10, BPBGC_Maene_1.0, whole genome shotgun sequence genomic interval ATGTAATTATTGCCCAAATTAGGTATAAACCCAAACTGTTCTTTGCTGCTAAAAGAAGACCAGTCTGTCCTTGCTGTGTATGAcacagagggaggaaggagctcTCAGGAAGTCCTATGCTTTTTGAGAGGCAATATTAATTCTTCATCAAACTTGCTGTCCTGAGGGCCTCTCCTTTCTCTAAATATTATATAGCAGTCATTTCAGGAAATGCCAGAAGGCTTGTCTGAAGTTGATGGAggctcagaaaaggaaaagcagcagaccTCTTACCCTGATGTGTTGAGGGGAGTCCATGGATCAGTGGACTTTTTGGAGGCCTAGCATGAGTTGCCTGACAGAGCCCATGAAGGCATTGGGGAGGCAAGAGGCCTTGTTAAACTTGGGCTCTGATTCAGCAGAGGGTTCAGCACACGAGGCAGTGAAGCCTGAGAGGAGTGGAGGGTGTGGAGTGTTGTTCCCTGGCTTTGTGAGTGATGGTGTGAGCACCTCAGGGTGTGAAAAGGGTTCTGTGCATGCCCTTTCTCCACCAGCACCCTGACTcactgcagtgcctggggcacacctggtaCCTGTTCTGTTCCCTGGCGAGGGGCACAGCTGGTACCACAAATCATCCAGGGGAAGGGGCACAGCTGGTGCCACTGCTGttccctggggaaggggcaCAGCTGGTGCCACTGCTGTTCCCTGGGGAGGGGCACAGCTGGTGCCACAGCTCATCCAGGGGAAGGGGCACAGCTGGTGCCACTGCTGTTCCCTGGGGAGGGGCACAGCTGGTGCCACTGCTGTTCCCTGGGAAGGGGCACAGCTGGTGCCACTGCTGttccctggggaaggggcacagctggtgccactgctgttccctggggaaggggcaCAGCTGGTGCCACTGCTGTTCCCTGGGAAGGGGCACAGCTGGTGCCACTGCTGTTCCCTGGGGAGGGGCACAGCTGGTACCAGAAATCATCCAGGGGAAGGGGCACAGCTGGTGCCACTGCTGTTCCCTGGCAAGGGGCACACCTCATACCTCTGCTCATCCCTCAGGAGGGCCCTCCCGTGCCGGAGGGGCTTTGGGGCAGTGCCAGTGGGTGTGGAGGGGGGCAGGCCGggacaggaggagctgaggaacTGCTTGGCCTgcagctgggatgggcaggTGGCAGCCTGTTGCAGAGCCCAGCGTGGCAGTTAGCTCTCTGTCCTGAAAGCAATCTTTTCAATGCCTTATATAATCCAAAGAACAATGTGGGAAGGGTTCTTTACCTGTGCCACTCCACATAACTGCAGCGAGCAGACGTGGCACATCACAAATTCCATCGAACACTCCTGAATCAGTGCTTctcaattttaaattaaggctttaaaatatgttaaatgTGAACATTTAGACTTGTGCTCTCCCCACTGGGTAATTACAACAGCACCAGACTCTTAGGGGACTTGCCTTGTGTGGGCTATGTTTGTCCAGGCTTTGAGCTAAGTTATGGGATGGAACTGTGGGGATGGCAGTGCTTTCATCAGGTGCAGGCCTGGCCTTTCACAGTGTTGGATATTTGCCTCTgaagaaaccaaaataaaccccTGCTGTGGAGTGACTTAGCTGTGTGATATaataatgttttattaaataGATTTCTGTTTGTACAGGAATAGAGGGTGCTCAGAATTTCACTGAGGTGTTTTCATTTGATTGTTCATGTATTAAAGAAAGATGAGGCAATGTCTAAAATTCAAGACCCTTAAATCTgagatttgctttttttcataaCAAAGTTAAACAgcttttgagtttttttctggTGCAGTTCTGACCATGATGAtaggaaatgcagctggaaatgACTGTGCCAAGTGTAAACCACTCAATTCCTAGTTTTCATAGGCTTAACCTTTATACAAATGTTACTATCCTCAATGTCTACAGCAGTGGACTTACTGCATTAAATATGCTGCTATTTATGGGTTGTAAGAGCAAGTTATTCCTCCTTAAAATATATTGCTATGGTCCCAGAGACCTTGGTGAAGGCTAGTGGAAGCCAATGTGGCCTTTACTAAAGACTGCATTCTTAGAGGCATTCAGCTACTTTGCTGCAGGCTTTTTGCAGCTTTTTATAATCCAGAGAGCTTGGAAATCCTGAAAGTGCTTTTCTCTACTGCCCTTTGCCTTATCTTTAGAGCcttggaaaacaaaaggcagaaattcaCAACAggatcaaaatattttgctctaTTAGAATTAAAGGTAATGTTTTGCTCagtctggagaggaaaaaaaagcaagtctgaaaaaaattaatgagtgGCTAAAATAGAGCTGTTAAAATGGCAGCACACAGACAGCCTGTGTATAAATATAGGCCAGCTCTTCAGCACTGCTCTTATATGGTAGATCTGAGTGAAAGAAGACTATCAGCCTACTCTGTTCTGTGCAGGCCTGTGTGCTGCTTGTTCTGTCTGGTGCCAGATGTTTGGTAGTAGACAAGGCTGCACAATACATGGCAATCATAATGACTGTCACCTTTATTTCTGTTGCAGGGACCTGTGTCACCAGTGTGAGAGAGGAATCTCCCAAGTACACTGGATTCTTTCTCTGCATATGCTACTGGATTATCTACCTTTTACTGACCCAcccaaaaagagagaaaaagggtCAAACAGAAATTGCTGACTTGTCACTTCTGCCTTAAAACTGGCTGGATTTTATGGCCTCTGCTGGAGAAGCTACCTGGACCATTGGAAATGGAGCAGCTCGTGCTGCACCTCTGCTGAGCATGGAATATGAGCATCAAGGTGCCTTAAATTAAACCATATGCAAGTTGCACTAGTTGCTGTAACTGTACTGCTGAAACCACTCCAGACTTCTCCAGGGCTTTCCAAGGCAGTAGCTCCTCACACAGTTTGGATGTTTCCAATTGACATTTGAATGTTTTCATCCAATCTGGTGTGGCTGTGAAAAGTGAGCTTCTCCCTGTGAAGTTCATGGTGAGTTTTGCAGCCTCACTTCCCAGCGTGGTGTGTGCTATGGCAGCGAGCTACAGGCTGATGGTGACTTCAGTGAACTGCTACAGCAGCGTGCTGGTggagcagcactcccagcacaCTGTGCACTACTGCACaggctcctgccagctcctcagACAGGGACTCACCTGCATAGTTCCTCACCACAATGTCtgtgcagagctcagtgtcCAAGATGCCAACCTGGACCATAAAATTCCTGTTCCTGAAAATGGTCTTGCCTTGGCTGGAAATGAGGACTATCACCAAATCCTCCCAAATAATCCAAGAATCAAGAAAGGCTTTTCAGTGCAAGCTTCCAGCAGTTTAAAAGACATTACTGGTGAGGCAATAAACCTTGCCAGTGGTAAAATAAAGGAATTCTCCTTTGAAAAGCTCAAAAACTCTTCCAGTCATGTGGCTtacagaaagggaaggaaagttCGGTCAGAATCTTTCAGCAGACGATCCTTTGATTTTGACTTGATTTATGGGCACTTTAACAATGATGAGAACTGCCCTCCATGTGGCTTTTTGCAGAGCCCCTCACCTGTGGAGAAATGGCAGGAGAGCAGTGATGCTCCAGAAGTCACCATGAATCCTGTGGTTCCCTTCTGCCCTCATTCCTTCCCTGAAGAAAACTTCATTACCCAGATTTTGGAAAAACACAAGCTAGATGGTTCTTCTGGAGGGGATATAAAGGTGTGCCTGGACATCCTGCTCAAGTGCTCAGAGGATTTGAAAAAGTGCACGGACATAATCAAGCACTGCATCAAGAAGAAATCTGCAGATGTCGTTGGTGGAGGGAGCAGCAATGATCCCCTGGCTAATTCAGAGAGGATATACATGAATCTGATGACAAGATTTTCTTCCTACCTGAAGAAGCTGCCCTTTGAGCTGaggacagcagggcagagggaatcGAGTGACTGGGCAGAGCTGATGAACTGTTTCCATGGCTTGCAGCAAACTCCCTTTCCCCCGGTATTTGGTGATGAGCAGCCACCCAGGTATGAAGATATCATTCAGCTGCCATCCTCAAGTGCAGTTCCTCTCGCTCTCCCAGGTCAGGGTGAGGTGACAAGCACCTCCCAGTCCATCCAGACAGGCACTGTGAGCttcacctccagctccctgcccgcTGTCCCTCCAGAGAGCAGCGGGAGAGCTGTGAAAGATGCTCTACCTCAGCCAGCAGCCCCAAGCCCCTGCGACTGCACACCTGCCCCCGAGGCGCTGTACATCGAGGAGGAGTCtgatggggacagagcagcagggacagagaagaaggcagagcagaaggggggctggcagagcctggagcacagCTACCAGCGAGCTGCTGGCTCAGACCTGGCTGCTGatgctaaagcagagcgggccAGGGCGGGAGATGCTCCCGAGCAAACTGCTCCTTTAAAACCAGTGTCAGACCCTGTGCTGGGTGGTGCCCAAGCTGCTGTCCCCAAAGGAGCCCAGACATGCAGCAGGGTGGACAAGGAGGAGATAGACAAACTGCTGCTGGACTTGGAGAGCTTctcacagaaaatgcagaatacTCTGAGGGAACCCTGTGGGAAGGAGGGCGAGCCTGCCTCACTGCAGGTGTCTGGCAGGCAGGGTAGGCAGGCTCCAGCTCTGGCCCTGGAACCCAAAAGTAAACCTGCTGATCCCCCTTCTTCTTTGTCAAAAATCATGGAAACCAACGGTCATAAAATGGAAGAGGATGACAAAGCCCTTCTACTGCGTATCCTGGGAAGCATTGAGGACTTTGCCCAGGAGCTGGTGGAATTCCAGACTGGCAAGGGAAGTTTGTCCAAGGAGAGGGAAGTGATGCAAATTCTCCAGGAAACTTTAGCAACTCCTTCACAGTCCCTGCTTGCAGGGCAAAAAAGccatgctggggctgcctccagAGACTCTGTTCCAGCTTCAATTCAGCAGGCCCCAGAAGTAATAAAGGTAAGAGAACAAAACTTTTGATGGGATAGTGAGTAAAACAAACATGGGAAAATGTGGGGGAGTGTGGGGAATTACATCTAAGTGATGCATTGTGCTTTGAATGCTGCAGTGTGGAATAATGTGTTCAACCTGGCAAAAATGTAGCCtttatttaaatacaaacaaaaaaaaggaaactgaaacccatgagaaaataaaataggtcCTGACCTGGAGTTTCACCTTTGAGCTTGATCCTTTCCTGCAGGTGCTCCTGTAGACTGTTTACTTGTGGTTTAAATGGGTCCCTTATAATAGGGTGTAGTAATAATTACTTTAATAAgtataaataattatttctggGACCAAGTATTGGACTGCCTCTCAGCAGTTCAGTGAGAACTGATTCTTCCACCTCTCCCTTTCCCATCTGAGCAGCCTTTCTTGTCCTCCTCATCACTGGCTCCTAAAGGGACCAGTCCTCCATGGGACAAAGGACAGAATCTCAGAGGATTTAGTTTTgctttccctgtccccagtgcatGGAATCATGTGGAGTCTGCATTGCTTGTATCTCAGATGAGGAGCAGGTTTTTCCAGGAAATAGGGTCTTGATGGGAGCCTGCTTCAGAGGGAGGCCAGGGCTGTCTGTCAAGCACTCGGTGCTTTTTGTTTGGTAATGGCTGCCAAATCTCAAGAAAACTTGTTACCATCCTTCCAAGTAGGCAGTAACTGTAGAGAGGACTTCAATTTCCCCCTTCCACAGAGGCACTGCAAAAGTGCCCAGGTTGTAAGTGAATTTTCACAGCTTCTTCCAGTTGGAGCCTAATGTGGATGTTTTCAGAACTGGCCACTTTAGCCCAAAATTTGATGCAGTTCTGAAAAAGAGTGCATGGGATTGTGTCTTACCCTGCATGATGGCACTGAGATCCTTTTAGGCCAGGCTCTCCAAGAGTTTCTGTTGTTGCTCTGGGAAGCTTTGCTTACAGGAAATGGAATTCTGATATTTCCAGCAAGGGAAAGAATCTTTGTCCTCAGAGAGTGTAGAATTAAACAGCTCCAAAATCTCCAAAGTAATCCCTTGTAATCTTGCCTTGTAcattattttacaaaattttctgACTTGTGAGTTCaaacaaaaatgtgtttgaTGAAGTGTGACACTGGCTTTGTGGCAGATTTTATGTAATGCTTGAGAATGGGATGCATTTATGCTGCCAAGTGACTCCTCAGTGTGGTGCCTTGGCAGGTTGTGCTCCCCTGATCCCACCTAGCTGTGTTTGCTCCCAGCCTGCCTTCTATGGACATGTGCtccacagctcccagagctctgctcctctgtgcagtcacacagctcctgccttgtGCAGATGCCCAGAACCAGACCCTGGGGAAGAAGAGGTGTTttggggaggcagagctggtcccctcagctctgggcaCAAGGCActgggctgctggctctgcacttGCCCTGAGGTTTGCTGTTATTTGTGGCACAGATGTGTCCCTTGCTAGGTGTAGCATCTAGGGAATACATCCATATTCCTGGATCACTCTGGGTGTAATTGAAGCTGCATGTGGATTCTCACTTGGTATTGCATGTGTGCCTCAATTATGCAAAGTATTTGTTCTATTTTCTTAAGGCTCATAAAACTGTTATCAAATAGCTGGGCACACATGCAGAAACCTCAGGCTCTCAGACTGATGACAACACAGCACACCTTTTGTTTGTGAAGGTTGTGACAGATTTAATATCCCTCAAATGCTAAGCAatgaaaaaggagagggagagtcCTTCAGACCAGGCTGTTCTCTGCTGCCCTATCTGTATTAAATCTGTGTTAATTTATATCAGCAACAGACTTCCTCTTTATCATCAACCCAGCTATGATCCTCCACAGAGAACAAAAGGATTACTTGTCTCTTCATCTTCAAAACCCAAATATTTAGAAGCTAGGAAATGAATACTCAAGAAGTCCATCAGTTTTGCAGAGCACATAGTAAGAGCATCACACTTCTTCTGGGCAGGCCAGGAAGCATTGCATACTTTTAGATGTCCAACATTTCCCATTCTGAGATCAAGTTTTCCATTGCTTATCTCTAAACCTCTTAACTATTTGTTTTGGGATTTCCTGTTCTCTGTGCCTTTCTTAAGCTGACTTTTTAGTATGTTGGTTTTGAAAAAAGTAATTCAGTGAGAAGAATGCAGTTGCCTTTTAGAGATCAGTAAGCCCCCTAAtattatctgtatttttgtCTGGAGTGAGGAGGGCTGGAGTGACCAGCAGGTTTGAGGGAATTGGGGGAAACTGGAACCAATGAGCAAAGAAGGTGgagatggggctgtggggatgctCTGGGCTGACCTGCAGAAATGCTGAGTGTTGGGCTGTGTTGGAAGGTAAAGACTGCTGCCTTTGAGTAAAATGTCACAGGCAAAGTCCTTGGAGAAGTCAGTGGGGGATGTTTTCAACTGTAACCTCTGTCCTTGGTCTGCCACCTGTACAGGTTGGCTGATTTGACAAAGTAAATTCAGGCAATGCTTGGAGTGGTGCTCTAGTGGTTCTCTAGAAAGAACCCTAGAAAAATCTGTAAGCAACGTGGTCCTTCTGTTTTCATAATCAAGTGTGAGTGATGCAGGGCTCTCCTGCATGTTCTGctcatgtgttttattttaagagcTGTTGAATAAAGTTTATGAATAATTTTGGGAGCAGAGGTCAGGGCCAGGCTTTGATACAAAGAGACTCTTTTGGTTTTTGTCCTTCCACTGTTGGGTATCTCCTCAAAAGGATTACCTGTGTTGTAGTGAGCCAGAAAGAGCAGTTCTGCTTCCCATTTCCCTCTCCTCCATGCCTCTACTTCCTATTGTATTGTTCTGAAACCTTCTTTATACTGCCTTTGCTGCTTATATGTAAGTTAAACCTAGCTCATACTTTTGTTTTCTGCCATCTTAGTAGGTGGAATAGCTCAGGCTTATGTCAGGTGGGTGATCCAACCATTTGTGGCCAGGGACTGTGGgtctgggagcagaggggttGTGGGTTGATGAGACCACCTTTATAACCATTCTGTATCTCAGGTGGTAGAGCCTTGAGTGGAGTATCCAGAGGCTGTTCCCTGTTTCCACATTTCCTCTGGGTGGGCTCTAGGTAGTGTCTGTTTAATCCTGCCTCTCCTGAATGACTGACTGATGGGGTGGGTGTTTCTGGGATTCTCAGAAGGTTCTTAACTCCCTGTGCCCTGAAACACCATCTCAAGGCCACACACTTGGCTTTTTTGTATCAAAAAGTCTGTGTTGTGTGCTTAAATCAAGGGGGCCTAAGAAGGCTCTGAGTGGAATTAACTGCTTCTGCATCATAGAAAGCCAAGGTTGACCTTGCAACTTGTAATTTTGCCCCTTCATAATTTTGTGCCCTTTGTTTTACAAGTATAATGATATTCTTTTCAAGGAATATAATAATAATGGGGTGATTAATTGTAAAAATGACTTCTATAATGTCACAGTAACTTTaacttttttctgaaataattctaTATTCTCAAAGGGTGCCTAAAATGTAATGTAAGACTCTCTGGAAAATCAACTTTCATCTTATATATGTTAAGAATTCTTTTGATCAGATATTGATAATATCTGTCACTTAAGCTATGCACACAATCTTCATTCCTTTCAAACATCAATTATTCATTACTTCTCAACACAAACAGTGAATAACgatgggcttttttttctgttggtaacagttactgaaataaaaacaagtcTAAGTGAATCTAAAGTATCTCAGAATGAAAGGCAGCTGACAGGCAGTCTGGCATCTCTCACCTTTAAGGTGGGTCACCTACAGCAAGGAGGGATTGCTGGGTTTGTGGTTTGTGCACTTGGTCTGGCTGTTGAGACCCCACTTTTCTCTGTGGGTTTTGTCCAGCCGACTTTGAAGCTGTTAAAACAAGATTCACTTACTGTCGATTTCTCCTAGTCCTGTATGTTTATATCTTTATTTATACCCACCTTGTGTGTTTTGAGGATAGGAAGTAGCCTGCTAGAAACCTATTCCAAAACATTGGAATACAGACACAATGAGCCTTGCCTCTGGATTActtggtttttttcaggttaGCAGTGAAAACCTCCCAAACTTCTGAGGTCCTTTGTGATTCGTTAATTTGAGCATGAAAAGTATTTGGCTGTGCTGGCTTTTTAGAGGAGCTAGTGGCTGCAGATTAGTGTGTCTCTTTAATGCATACGTCTGTAAAGGTCTCTGTAGCTGGTCTGGATGCAGCTGGAGGTCAGAGAGGTTCCTTGGGCTTcatttcctctgcaggctgtaaGCAGAACATGAGGTAATTCATCACTTGCCACAGATGATTTACAATAAATCACCTCCTGACATGCTGCTGCATGAGATCTGCAGCACTCCCAGTACAGTGCAGCCTCATGGACTCTTTAGGTGTTGCCTTaatgtttagaaaaaaattgtcagaGTAAGAAAAACCAACATTTGTTCCAAATGTGTTGCATATGGATCTGTGTATCCTTTATTTGGTGGCAGTTCCTCTTCAAACATTCCtgcctgccttttcctttttggaGGTTATTTTTTCATCCCCATCCTCTTTGTGTCACTGTTAGGCTTTCTACTCATTTGGACTTCATGTTAACTACAGGAGCCCAGGAAAAGACATCTGAGGCACATGTCCAATAAAAGCCTTCTGTTGTGAGCCTCACTGAGACCTGTGCATTTCAAATGCAATACCTTGATGAGAGCAAGCCCTACTAGCTTGAAATTGGGTGTTTTTCTGTGCTACTGAACTTAGACAGcatcctggcagagcagctcatgtTTTACAGTCAGGTAGGAGAAGCACTCCATGGGACTCTTTTGTGTGGGAAGAATTGGATTTAGGCCCTGGTTCAGCACCTTTCTCATGATAAGAGAAGGAGAACACACTTCTAACAGGCCTAGACAAAGTTAGAGCAGGGGTTTGAAGTCTGCTTGCTCCAAGTTGTGCAGAGAAAAAGTAGAGTACTGTCCTCTGAGAATTGCTTTGCCTTTGCCTCGTGGGAGTTATGGGGAAAGTGAATAACAAGAATGATGCATTTTGATGTCTTTAGGAAACTGTTTTCTTAAGAGCTGCTTGGGAATGACTGAGCTTATTATCCAAGATCATCCTTATGTGCTTGCTTGGCAATAAAGGaaccagattattttctttttccagcaagaaggaaaaaatgatgTTTTTTGAAAATTACAGCCTTCAGTTGAGAGTGGGAACTaatgctgctcctgtgcttcaCCTCAGCAGCAGGGACCTCAAACCACTGCCATCCCACAGGCAGGGCCCTTGGCTGAGCCTGCTTTAACTCTAGCTGAGCCTGACTGACCCAGAGGTGCCCCTCAGGTCTCAGCACTGGAGCACACAAGTAGGAACTATTGGGGAAGATGGTATATTTAGCCACCTCTGCAGGGCATCTAATTTTAGAGCTCTTGGTAGTGGTGGTGGGTGCTTCCTTTCTCATGTCACCCCTGGCCTATTACAAGCCAAGGACAGATTGTCTGTCATGTAGCCAGCAGGGAAATAGATTCACTTGTAGATCATGTTTCTCAATTAAAGTATTACAAGAAGGCAGAAGATCCTGGTGGTACTGAAAGACACTTTGAATATTGGTTCAAGTAGGGAACTCTGGCTTCAGGAGTCAGATAAAATTGCTAGATGTTGTCCTTGTGAAGAGAGAGAAGACATAATATGTTGAAGCCATTTGTCATTTTTTGCCTgtaaaaaatcaaacccaagaAAGCAACGTGCT includes:
- the LOC136560835 gene encoding serine/threonine-protein phosphatase 2A regulatory subunit B'' subunit alpha-like isoform X1; translated protein: MAASYRLMVTSVNCYSSVLVEQHSQHTVHYCTGSCQLLRQGLTCIVPHHNVCAELSVQDANLDHKIPVPENGLALAGNEDYHQILPNNPRIKKGFSVQASSSLKDITGEAINLASGKIKEFSFEKLKNSSSHVAYRKGRKVRSESFSRRSFDFDLIYGHFNNDENCPPCGFLQSPSPVEKWQESSDAPEVTMNPVVPFCPHSFPEENFITQILEKHKLDGSSGGDIKVCLDILLKCSEDLKKCTDIIKHCIKKKSADVVGGGSSNDPLANSERIYMNLMTRFSSYLKKLPFELRTAGQRESSDWAELMNCFHGLQQTPFPPVFGDEQPPRYEDIIQLPSSSAVPLALPGQGEVTSTSQSIQTGTVSFTSSSLPAVPPESSGRAVKDALPQPAAPSPCDCTPAPEALYIEEESDGDRAAGTEKKAEQKGGWQSLEHSYQRAAGSDLAADAKAERARAGDAPEQTAPLKPVSDPVLGGAQAAVPKGAQTCSRVDKEEIDKLLLDLESFSQKMQNTLREPCGKEGEPASLQVSGRQGRQAPALALEPKSKPADPPSSLSKIMETNGHKMEEDDKALLLRILGSIEDFAQELVEFQTGKGSLSKEREVMQILQETLATPSQSLLAGQKSHAGAASRDSVPASIQQAPEVIKVQSKQEKKAGTSSPAPLQPVVSTCTPLPVNKASSSTPVPINIPRFYFPKGLPSVCTNHEEIIARIEEAFAEFEDGKANICEMGKIAKICGCPLYWKAPLFYASGGERTGRVSVHSFVSMWKKILRSCHDDASRFTSLLAKPGCDCLQQEDFIPLLQDVVETHPGLTFLKDAPEFHSRYITTVIQRIFYTVNRSWSGKITLTELRKSNFLQTLALLEEEDDINQITDYFSYEHFYVIYCKFWELDTDHDLYISQKDLARYSDQALSNRIIERIFSGAVVRGTEVQKEGRMSYADFVWLLISEEDKRSATSIEYWFRCMDLDGDGVLSMYELEFFYEEQCERMEVMGIEPLPFQDLLCQMLDLVKPEREGRVTLRDLKRCRMAHVFFNTFFNLEKYLDNEQRDPFAVQKDMDSESPEPSDWDRYAAEEYEILVAEESGNEQLQEGSCEDDYDTDEVLPPPETGEKSDKLIISDL
- the LOC136560835 gene encoding serine/threonine-protein phosphatase 2A regulatory subunit B'' subunit alpha-like isoform X2 gives rise to the protein MAASYRLMVTSVNCYSSVLVEQHSQHTVHYCTGSCQLLRQGLTCIVPHHNVCAELSVQDANLDHKIPVPENGLALAGNEDYHQILPNNPRIKKGFSVQASSSLKDITGEAINLASGKIKEFSFEKLKNSSSHVAYRKGRKVRSESFSRRSFDFDLIYGHFNNDENCPPCGFLQSPSPVEKWQESSDAPEVTMNPVVPFCPHSFPEENFITQILEKHKLDGSSGGDIKVCLDILLKCSEDLKKCTDIIKHCIKKKSADVVGGGSSNDPLANSERIYMNLMTRFSSYLKKLPFELRTAGQRESSDWAELMNCFHGLQQTPFPPVFGDEQPPRYEDIIQLPSSSAVPLALPGQGEVTSTSQSIQTGTVSFTSSSLPAVPPESSGRAVKDALPQPAAPSPCDCTPAPEALYIEEESDGDRAAGTEKKAEQKGGWQSLEHSYQRAAGSDLAADAKAERARAGDAPEQTAPLKPVSDPVLGGAQAAVPKGAQTCSRVDKEEIDKLLLDLESFSQKMQNTLREPCGKEGEPASLQVSGRQGRQAPALALEPKSKPADPPSSLSKIMETNGHKMEEDDKALLLRILGSIEDFAQELVEFQTGKGSLSKEREVMQILQETLATPSQSLLAGQKSHAGAASRDSVPASIQQAPEVIKVQSKQEKKAGTSSPAPLQPVVSTCTPLPVNKASSSTPVPINIPRFYFPKGLPSVCTNHEEIIARIEEAFAEFEDGKANICEMGKIAKICGCPLYWKAPLFYASGGERTGRVSVHSFVSMWKKILRSCHDDASRFTSLLAKPGCDCLQQEDFIPLLQDVVETHPGLTFLKDAPEFHSRYITTVIQRIFYTVNRSWSGKITLTELRKSNFLQTLALLEEEDDINQITDYFSYEHFYVIYCKFWELDTDHDLYISQKDLARYSDQALSNRIIERIFSGAVVRH